A single genomic interval of Arthrobacter methylotrophus harbors:
- a CDS encoding LacI family DNA-binding transcriptional regulator, which yields MGLGAKPTIRDVAKSAGVSLTTVSYVLSGRLGGTTRISESTQARVQAAAKELGYVPNQAARGMRRGKTDLVAIAIGDLEWPWDRALATTAARILPQHGYQPVILIGEGWRRFMLSGGADGAIVGALPPGTVLDLTVGELARRGVAQVIISDTMQPAGFDVLAPGSAGPGSAAGTPDPEALEGAIRMLLDRLAGRTVGAGTAVAAPWKF from the coding sequence ATGGGGCTTGGAGCGAAACCGACCATTCGGGACGTTGCCAAGAGCGCCGGCGTTTCCCTCACCACGGTGTCGTATGTTTTGTCCGGGCGCCTCGGCGGCACCACCCGCATCAGCGAATCCACGCAAGCGCGCGTCCAGGCGGCTGCCAAGGAACTGGGTTACGTACCGAACCAGGCGGCCCGGGGAATGCGCCGCGGCAAGACCGATCTTGTGGCGATTGCCATTGGCGACCTCGAATGGCCGTGGGACCGGGCTTTGGCCACGACGGCAGCACGCATTTTGCCCCAGCACGGCTACCAGCCGGTGATCCTCATCGGAGAAGGTTGGCGGCGCTTCATGCTCTCCGGCGGGGCCGACGGCGCGATCGTTGGCGCCCTTCCTCCAGGTACCGTTCTTGACCTCACGGTGGGCGAGCTCGCACGGCGGGGAGTAGCCCAGGTCATCATCTCGGACACCATGCAGCCGGCCGGTTTCGACGTGCTGGCACCGGGTTCCGCGGGCCCTGGATCTGCCGCCGGCACTCCGGATCCGGAAGCCCTCGAAGGCGCTATCAGGATGCTCCTTGACCGGCTCGCCGGGCGCACCGTCGGCGCCGGGACCGCCGTGGCTGCGCCGTGGAAGTTCTGA
- a CDS encoding LysR family transcriptional regulator substrate-binding protein produces the protein MPADQESPPAIGAPEASDRAGAPDASDASDAETSGPRELRFAYVAGVTPGKWIRRWEDRMPDVPLHSFMSDDAAQLEVLRDGSADLSFVRLPVDREGLHVIPLYEEQPVVVAPKGHEISVFEEVALEDLAEENFLDVAEMGGPELAMQVVASGAGLVVLPMSVARHFNVKDTVVRRLTGAEGTQIALAWPSDSTSEVIEEFIGIVRGRTAQSSRQPSAQQEKPKKAAKPDRRGTGAKKPAVAQRYAPNPDKGRGKGSRKKGRR, from the coding sequence GTGCCTGCCGATCAAGAATCCCCGCCCGCCATTGGAGCCCCAGAGGCCTCCGATAGAGCCGGTGCTCCCGACGCTTCCGATGCCTCCGACGCCGAAACGAGCGGTCCCCGGGAGCTGCGTTTCGCCTATGTCGCCGGCGTGACGCCCGGGAAGTGGATCCGGCGCTGGGAAGATCGCATGCCCGATGTTCCGCTGCACTCGTTCATGTCCGACGACGCCGCGCAGCTTGAGGTGTTGCGCGATGGTTCCGCGGACCTCAGTTTTGTGCGCTTGCCTGTGGACCGCGAAGGACTCCATGTCATTCCGCTTTACGAAGAGCAGCCCGTGGTGGTAGCTCCGAAAGGGCACGAGATCTCCGTGTTCGAAGAGGTGGCACTGGAGGATCTCGCGGAAGAGAACTTCCTGGATGTTGCCGAGATGGGAGGTCCGGAGCTGGCCATGCAGGTAGTGGCTTCCGGTGCGGGGCTCGTGGTCTTGCCCATGTCCGTGGCCCGGCACTTCAATGTCAAGGACACGGTGGTGCGTCGCCTGACCGGGGCTGAAGGGACCCAGATTGCTCTGGCTTGGCCGAGCGATTCCACGAGTGAGGTCATCGAGGAATTCATCGGTATTGTCCGTGGCCGCACGGCGCAGAGTTCCCGGCAGCCTTCGGCACAGCAGGAGAAGCCCAAGAAGGCAGCTAAACCGGACCGGCGCGGCACTGGCGCCAAGAAACCGGCCGTGGCGCAGCGCTATGCCCCGAACCCGGACAAGGGCCGCGGCAAGGGCTCCCGTAAGAAAGGAAGGCGCTAG
- a CDS encoding ABC transporter ATP-binding protein: MSFHIEATVRARNLDVSLSLGPAETVAILGPNGAGKSTLLSIAAGLLRPDAGSARLGERVLFNLDGGSRLWTPPHIRGTALMAQEPLLFPHLSVLDNVAFGPRSAGASRAQSRETARYWLAEVDVTQLAGRKPGQLSGGQAQRVAVARALAASPELLLLDEPMSALDIHAAPHLRRLLKRVLSGRRALIITHDVLDALMLADRVIVMEKGRIVEEGATREVLRRPRSQFAAGLAGVNLMAGTVTEDGLRTVATGELPSLHVAGHLDDEAEPGQPGVAAFPPSAVSVFLDAAHGSPRNSFPVGITDLEPHGDHIRVRAGDLAADITPAASAELGLEPGSRVHFVVKATAVQVYAA; the protein is encoded by the coding sequence ATGAGCTTCCACATCGAAGCCACTGTGCGCGCCCGCAACTTGGACGTGTCCTTGAGCCTTGGACCGGCGGAAACCGTGGCGATCCTCGGACCTAACGGGGCCGGGAAATCAACGCTTCTTTCCATCGCGGCAGGGCTCTTGCGGCCCGACGCCGGCTCCGCACGTCTGGGGGAGCGGGTCTTGTTCAACCTCGACGGCGGCAGCCGGTTATGGACCCCGCCGCATATTCGCGGTACCGCACTGATGGCACAGGAGCCGTTGCTTTTCCCGCACCTGAGCGTCTTGGACAACGTGGCATTCGGCCCACGCAGCGCTGGCGCTTCGAGGGCACAATCGCGTGAAACTGCGCGGTACTGGCTTGCTGAAGTCGATGTCACGCAGTTGGCCGGACGGAAGCCTGGGCAGTTGTCCGGAGGACAAGCCCAGCGCGTTGCCGTGGCCCGGGCGCTGGCAGCCAGCCCCGAGTTGTTGCTCCTTGACGAGCCGATGTCTGCCCTGGATATCCATGCCGCTCCGCATTTGCGCCGGCTCCTCAAGCGGGTCCTTTCGGGACGTCGCGCTCTGATAATCACCCACGATGTCCTGGATGCCCTGATGCTCGCGGACCGGGTGATCGTCATGGAAAAGGGCCGGATCGTGGAGGAAGGCGCCACCCGTGAGGTCCTTCGGCGGCCCCGCAGCCAATTCGCCGCCGGCCTCGCCGGAGTGAACCTCATGGCGGGCACCGTCACGGAGGACGGTCTCAGGACGGTCGCCACAGGGGAACTTCCCAGCCTGCACGTCGCGGGACACCTCGACGACGAAGCGGAACCGGGCCAGCCCGGCGTCGCCGCCTTCCCGCCGTCGGCCGTTTCCGTGTTCCTGGATGCTGCGCACGGCAGCCCGCGCAACTCTTTTCCGGTTGGCATCACGGATCTTGAACCGCACGGAGACCACATTAGGGTCCGGGCCGGGGATCTCGCGGCCGACATCACGCCGGCGGCGTCCGCGGAACTGGGGTTGGAACCGGGATCGCGCGTCCATTTTGTGGTCAAGGCGACGGCGGTCCAGGTGTACGCCGCGTAG
- a CDS encoding ABC transporter permease produces MNYSGIPRWVYGLAAVGGLFVLLPLAAMVVKVDWAQFIPLVTSESSLTALGLSLRTSAASTTLCVLLGIPLALVLARRPFRGQRLLRAFVLLPLVLPPVVGGIALLYTFGRQGLLGKSLELAGIQIAFSTTAVVLAQAFVALPFLVVSLEGALRTAGNRYEAVAATLGARPSTILRRVTVPMVLPGLASGAVLSFARSLGEFGATLTFAGSLQGVTRTLPLEIYLQRETDANAAVALSLVLVAVAVIVVGLSYRRPRRADIPAEAAA; encoded by the coding sequence ATGAACTACAGCGGGATACCGCGTTGGGTCTACGGACTGGCGGCAGTGGGCGGCTTGTTCGTCTTGCTGCCCTTGGCCGCCATGGTCGTGAAAGTCGATTGGGCCCAATTCATCCCGTTGGTGACCTCCGAGTCCTCGCTCACTGCGCTGGGTCTCAGCCTTCGCACCTCCGCAGCGAGCACAACCCTCTGCGTCCTCCTCGGCATTCCCTTGGCCCTCGTCCTTGCCCGGCGGCCCTTCCGCGGTCAAAGGCTCCTCCGCGCCTTCGTCCTCCTGCCCTTGGTGTTGCCGCCGGTGGTGGGCGGCATCGCGCTGCTCTACACCTTCGGGCGACAGGGACTTCTGGGCAAGAGCCTTGAGCTCGCGGGCATCCAGATCGCTTTTTCGACGACGGCAGTGGTCCTGGCACAGGCGTTCGTCGCGTTGCCCTTTCTAGTAGTCAGCCTCGAAGGCGCCCTCCGGACGGCCGGAAACCGCTACGAAGCCGTTGCTGCGACGCTTGGTGCCCGCCCCAGCACGATTCTGCGGCGCGTGACCGTGCCCATGGTCCTTCCGGGGCTCGCCTCCGGAGCGGTGTTGTCCTTTGCCCGCAGCCTGGGAGAATTCGGGGCAACCCTCACGTTTGCGGGGAGCTTGCAGGGTGTCACGCGAACTCTGCCGCTGGAAATCTACCTTCAGCGCGAGACCGACGCCAATGCCGCCGTCGCCCTTTCGCTGGTGCTTGTAGCCGTGGCGGTGATCGTCGTCGGGCTGTCCTACCGGCGTCCGCGCCGGGCGGATATCCCGGCAGAGGCCGCGGCATGA
- the modA gene encoding molybdate ABC transporter substrate-binding protein — translation MKIARMNIGVLVAAGSLLVGLAGCAGTPGTNGNSATSSSSTNSSSTSSSSPQLSGTVTVYAAASLKATFTTLASEFEAKNPGTKVVLSFAGSSDLVTQITQGAPADVFASADTKNMGKLSDASLLDGKATNFATNVLTIAVPPANPASISSFADLAKPGVKVVVCASQVPCGAAAQSVEKATGTTLKPVSEESSVTDVLGKVTSGEADAGLVYVTDVKSAGDKVKGVPFPESSNAVNTYPIATVGTSKHKDLAAAFISLVTGSEGKKVLGDAGFGVP, via the coding sequence GTGAAGATCGCACGCATGAACATCGGGGTTCTCGTGGCAGCAGGGAGCTTGCTCGTAGGGCTGGCCGGCTGTGCCGGGACCCCAGGCACTAACGGAAACAGCGCAACGAGCAGCAGCTCAACAAACAGCAGTTCAACAAGCAGCAGCTCGCCCCAGCTCTCCGGCACCGTCACGGTCTACGCCGCAGCCTCGCTCAAAGCAACGTTCACTACGCTGGCCTCGGAATTCGAAGCGAAGAACCCCGGCACCAAAGTGGTCCTCAGTTTTGCTGGATCCTCGGACTTGGTCACGCAGATCACCCAGGGTGCCCCGGCCGACGTCTTCGCTTCCGCGGACACCAAGAACATGGGCAAGCTGTCCGACGCTTCCCTCCTGGACGGGAAGGCAACGAACTTCGCCACCAATGTCCTGACCATAGCCGTTCCGCCGGCCAATCCGGCGTCGATCTCTTCCTTCGCGGACCTCGCCAAGCCCGGCGTGAAGGTGGTTGTCTGCGCCAGCCAGGTGCCGTGCGGGGCAGCTGCCCAGAGCGTGGAGAAGGCCACCGGCACCACCCTGAAGCCCGTGAGCGAAGAGTCGTCGGTGACCGACGTCCTGGGCAAGGTGACCTCGGGCGAGGCCGATGCCGGCCTGGTCTACGTCACAGACGTCAAGAGCGCTGGAGACAAGGTCAAGGGCGTCCCTTTCCCCGAGTCCAGCAATGCGGTCAACACCTACCCGATCGCCACGGTGGGAACCAGCAAGCACAAGGACCTTGCCGCGGCCTTCATCAGCTTGGTTACCGGCAGCGAAGGCAAGAAAGTCCTCGGCGACGCAGGCTTTGGCGTACCGTAG
- a CDS encoding TOBE domain-containing protein, protein MPHIRVSEAARFLGVSDDTVRRWIDHGSLTGMKDESGRLVVDGLELAHVAREQAALPEDPTNVGRSARNRFVGLVTGIITDKVMAQVELQCGPFRVVSLMSSEAVHELGLELGSVATAVVKATTVIVETAQGKSIT, encoded by the coding sequence ATGCCGCATATACGAGTCTCCGAGGCCGCCCGCTTCCTCGGGGTCAGTGACGATACCGTTCGCCGGTGGATTGACCACGGGTCCCTCACGGGGATGAAAGACGAGTCCGGTCGGCTGGTAGTGGACGGACTAGAGCTTGCCCACGTGGCTCGTGAGCAGGCAGCGCTGCCCGAGGACCCCACCAACGTTGGCCGCTCAGCCCGTAACCGCTTCGTTGGCTTGGTCACGGGAATCATTACGGACAAGGTCATGGCCCAGGTAGAGCTCCAATGCGGGCCCTTCCGGGTGGTGTCCCTTATGAGCAGCGAGGCTGTCCACGAACTTGGCCTCGAGCTGGGATCCGTGGCTACGGCCGTCGTCAAGGCCACCACCGTCATTGTTGAAACCGCGCAGGGAAAGAGCATTACGTGA
- a CDS encoding DUF5997 family protein, with protein MTSANSQSMKPATVAKKLGIYLPATPQEFQDSEITRADFAELQANAPEWLAELRRTGPHPRPVVAQKLNISISGLARGGITEPLTTAEITELLAAPPQWLVVERATHAAVRSEAKRIKEEATKKEATKEAKTNASAKRDAPKASKRDHA; from the coding sequence ATGACCTCTGCAAACTCCCAGTCCATGAAGCCGGCCACCGTTGCCAAGAAACTTGGCATCTACCTGCCCGCAACACCCCAGGAGTTCCAGGATTCGGAAATCACCCGCGCCGATTTCGCCGAGCTCCAGGCCAACGCGCCGGAGTGGCTCGCCGAACTCCGCAGGACGGGTCCGCACCCGCGTCCCGTGGTGGCCCAGAAGCTGAACATCTCCATCAGCGGGCTCGCCCGCGGCGGGATCACCGAGCCCCTGACGACGGCGGAAATCACCGAGCTGCTGGCAGCTCCCCCGCAGTGGCTCGTCGTCGAGCGCGCCACCCATGCAGCCGTCCGCTCCGAGGCGAAGCGCATCAAGGAAGAAGCCACCAAGAAGGAAGCCACCAAGGAAGCGAAGACGAACGCCTCGGCAAAGCGGGACGCACCCAAGGCATCCAAGCGGGACCACGCCTAG
- a CDS encoding NAD(P)/FAD-dependent oxidoreductase, giving the protein MLNLDRDVVIVGAGPSGLTAARELKKAGLSVAVLEARDRVGGRTWTDTIDGAMLEIGGQWVSPDQSALMGLLDELGLKMHSRYRDGESVYLAPDGHRTRYTGASFPVSETTAAEMDQLTATLDRLAAEIGPEEPWAHPKARELDTISFHHWLRQNSTDEEACNNIGLFIAGGMLTKPAHAFSALQAVLMAASAGSFSNLTDEDFILDKRVIGGMQQVSLLIAAELGDDVVLNSPVRTINWEPAGGDGEGHRVTVESECAIVNARFVIMAVPPNLYSRVSFNPPLPRRQHQMHQHQSLGLVIKVHAVYSTPFWREDGLSGTGFGADALVQEVYDNTNHGDTRGTLVGFVSDEKADAVFELSAEERKKAILESIANFLGERALDAEVYYESDWGSEEWTRGAYAASYDLGGLHRYGKDQHANVGPIYWSSSDLAAEGYQHVDGAVRMGQATAARIVTANNRVATVPVS; this is encoded by the coding sequence ATGTTGAATCTTGATCGCGACGTCGTCATTGTCGGTGCTGGTCCGTCGGGGCTGACGGCCGCACGCGAATTGAAGAAGGCCGGACTCAGCGTGGCCGTGCTCGAAGCGCGCGACCGCGTCGGAGGCCGCACGTGGACCGACACCATTGACGGAGCCATGCTGGAAATCGGTGGACAATGGGTGTCCCCGGATCAGTCCGCCCTGATGGGACTCTTGGACGAATTGGGCCTGAAGATGCACTCCCGCTACCGCGATGGAGAGTCTGTCTACTTGGCGCCGGATGGCCACCGCACCCGCTACACCGGGGCTTCCTTCCCGGTCAGCGAGACCACCGCAGCCGAGATGGACCAGCTTACGGCCACCCTGGACAGGCTCGCCGCCGAGATCGGCCCCGAGGAGCCTTGGGCGCACCCCAAGGCCCGCGAACTGGACACCATCTCCTTCCACCACTGGCTGCGCCAGAACTCCACGGACGAGGAAGCCTGCAACAACATCGGCCTCTTCATCGCCGGAGGCATGCTCACCAAGCCCGCCCACGCTTTCTCGGCGCTGCAGGCCGTGCTGATGGCGGCTTCGGCAGGTTCCTTCTCCAACCTCACCGACGAAGACTTCATCCTGGACAAGCGGGTTATCGGCGGCATGCAGCAGGTCTCCCTGCTGATCGCCGCTGAATTGGGCGACGACGTCGTACTTAACAGTCCCGTCCGAACCATCAACTGGGAGCCAGCTGGGGGAGACGGCGAAGGCCACCGCGTCACGGTCGAGTCCGAGTGCGCCATCGTCAATGCGCGATTCGTCATCATGGCGGTCCCGCCGAACCTGTACTCCCGGGTGTCCTTCAACCCGCCGCTGCCGCGCCGCCAACACCAGATGCACCAGCACCAGTCCCTGGGCCTGGTCATCAAGGTCCACGCTGTCTACAGCACGCCGTTCTGGCGCGAAGACGGCCTGTCCGGTACCGGCTTCGGTGCGGACGCCTTGGTCCAGGAGGTATACGACAACACCAACCATGGAGATACCCGCGGCACCTTGGTGGGTTTCGTGTCCGACGAAAAGGCCGATGCCGTCTTCGAACTCAGCGCCGAGGAGCGCAAGAAAGCCATCCTTGAGTCCATCGCGAACTTCCTGGGCGAGAGGGCCTTGGATGCCGAGGTCTACTACGAATCCGATTGGGGCTCCGAGGAATGGACCCGCGGTGCCTACGCGGCCAGCTACGACCTGGGTGGCTTGCACCGCTACGGCAAGGACCAGCACGCCAACGTTGGGCCCATTTACTGGTCCTCCTCCGACCTCGCTGCGGAAGGCTACCAGCATGTGGATGGAGCAGTCCGGATGGGCCAGGCAACGGCCGCCAGGATCGTCACCGCCAACAACCGCGTAGCTACTGTGCCGGTCTCTTAG
- a CDS encoding TetR/AcrR family transcriptional regulator — MPAPTPAPGETKARRRAGRPMAAVLDQDGITAAALELISKKGYDGLTMAALARSLGVAPSALYNHVSSKDEVLKLVEEDLMSKVDSGGFGTLPWEDAVRQWAYSYRGIFARHTPLISVIAVLPVTDAPQTLAMYEAVTEGFLRAGFPEQQIIPSIVALEAYIFGAAFDANAPADIFDSGKLADSTPHFTSAVRSLGSEGNNSTSDLAFSLGLDALITGLGGLRV, encoded by the coding sequence ATGCCTGCACCCACCCCTGCTCCCGGGGAGACCAAAGCGCGCCGGAGGGCGGGCCGGCCAATGGCGGCGGTCCTGGACCAGGACGGCATCACTGCAGCCGCATTGGAACTGATCAGCAAGAAGGGCTACGACGGCCTCACCATGGCCGCACTCGCCCGCTCCCTGGGCGTGGCGCCGTCGGCCCTTTACAACCATGTGTCCTCCAAAGATGAGGTCCTCAAGCTGGTTGAAGAGGACCTGATGTCCAAAGTGGACTCCGGCGGCTTCGGCACGCTGCCTTGGGAGGACGCAGTCCGGCAGTGGGCGTATTCCTACCGTGGCATCTTCGCCAGGCACACTCCTTTAATCTCCGTGATCGCAGTCCTTCCGGTCACGGACGCGCCACAGACCCTCGCAATGTACGAAGCCGTGACTGAGGGCTTCCTCCGCGCCGGTTTCCCAGAGCAGCAAATCATCCCGAGCATCGTCGCCCTCGAGGCATACATTTTCGGGGCTGCTTTCGACGCGAATGCACCGGCGGACATTTTCGACTCCGGCAAGCTGGCCGACTCGACGCCGCACTTCACCTCTGCGGTCCGCAGCCTTGGATCCGAGGGGAATAACTCCACCTCCGACCTGGCATTCAGCCTGGGCTTGGATGCCCTGATCACCGGGCTCGGGGGGCTAAGGGTGTAG
- a CDS encoding FhaA domain-containing protein: protein MGLLDRVERGLEKAVRGVFSTGSRARVEPVEIASRLRRELDHESITIAAGRTLVPNVFDVHLSDGDFARAQEWGTPLAEELCDVVIQHVRSQGYILQGPVRISFQHDDAQREGHFEIASSTEKSNGTAAPAAPKPVVPAAPRREPTRLQPVLDIGGQRYSLNAPSIVLGRSSEADIPVDDTGVSRKHLEIQTVDGVTRAVDLGSTNGSYVNGHKVDGSVELTDGSTITMGRTKIIFRLLPLPSGGRP, encoded by the coding sequence ATGGGCTTGCTTGACAGGGTTGAACGTGGCCTCGAAAAGGCCGTCCGCGGCGTCTTCTCCACGGGGTCGCGTGCGCGGGTGGAACCCGTGGAGATAGCCAGCAGGCTTCGCCGCGAACTGGACCACGAGTCCATCACCATCGCTGCCGGCCGCACGTTGGTTCCCAACGTCTTCGATGTCCATTTGAGCGATGGAGACTTCGCCCGGGCCCAAGAGTGGGGAACGCCCTTGGCCGAAGAGTTGTGCGACGTCGTCATCCAGCACGTGCGCAGCCAAGGTTACATTCTGCAGGGTCCGGTGCGGATCTCCTTCCAGCACGACGACGCCCAGCGCGAAGGCCACTTCGAAATCGCGTCCAGCACCGAGAAATCCAACGGGACCGCCGCGCCTGCCGCCCCGAAGCCCGTTGTCCCCGCAGCGCCAAGGCGTGAACCCACACGGCTCCAGCCTGTACTCGACATTGGCGGACAGCGCTATTCCCTCAACGCACCTTCGATCGTGCTAGGCCGCTCCTCCGAGGCGGACATCCCGGTGGATGACACCGGCGTTTCACGCAAGCACCTTGAAATCCAAACTGTGGACGGCGTGACCCGCGCCGTGGACCTCGGTTCCACCAACGGAAGCTACGTCAACGGCCACAAAGTGGACGGTAGCGTGGAACTTACTGACGGATCCACCATCACCATGGGACGGACCAAGATCATTTTCAGACTTCTTCCCCTGCCCTCTGGTGGGCGCCCGTGA
- a CDS encoding FHA domain-containing protein FhaB/FipA — translation MSELTITALRFGFLLLLWVLIFSIVSTMRRDLVIGRKAAMGTPTAREVRKHPELAPAPPQPVKQQARQLVVVEGPLKGTTLPLAASPILLGRAQEATLVLEDDYASGRHARLFPQGSRWFIEDLGSTNGTYLADQQLTRALPVELGVPVRIGKTVIELRA, via the coding sequence ATCAGCGAACTCACCATCACAGCACTCCGTTTCGGCTTCCTCCTGCTGCTGTGGGTACTGATCTTCAGCATCGTCTCGACCATGCGCCGTGATCTCGTGATCGGCCGCAAAGCAGCCATGGGAACGCCGACGGCGCGCGAAGTACGCAAGCATCCGGAACTCGCCCCTGCACCGCCCCAACCAGTGAAGCAGCAGGCCCGCCAACTCGTCGTCGTCGAAGGTCCGCTTAAGGGGACCACGCTTCCTTTGGCGGCCAGCCCCATCCTCTTGGGCCGCGCCCAAGAAGCCACGCTTGTCCTGGAAGATGATTACGCTTCGGGCCGGCACGCGCGCTTGTTTCCCCAAGGCAGCCGGTGGTTCATCGAAGATCTAGGCTCCACCAACGGCACCTATCTCGCCGACCAGCAATTGACCCGCGCCCTGCCGGTGGAGCTTGGCGTCCCCGTGAGGATCGGCAAGACGGTCATCGAATTGAGGGCGTAG
- a CDS encoding PP2C family protein-serine/threonine phosphatase — translation MASPQPSEGKALPPEPPLIMHYAARSDVGRVRSKNDDSAYVGRHLAVVADGMGGHAGGDVASASTVLDMIHLDHDAYPDGAETVLADEIQTANSLLSELVHVDPKLAGMGTTVTALLLEGRRLHFAHIGDSRAYRLRNGKFEQISVDHTFVQRLIDEGRLRPEEAETHPHKNVLMRVLGDVDASPELDLDELDVEPGERWLLCSDGLNYVQGPVVEQVVRETKDLAECAELLIELTLANGAPDNVTVVLLEIVEATAGDELSTAAVDVVNPVPTVPSKTPSAEKTESEDKESGPAGKTGNPAITPNKTAPDAGPSDAAMVPGAAGPATPGGTSEPPTATDPHLGEHLSAEILREELSSRPHELVGAAATAAETGSIPTVAGRSVARRAATVLTHKAEQDRQDPVQLVTRNRRWLTPAIAAVLAIFVVAGLWLGYAWTQTRYYVGEYEQHVAIFNGISQSLGPFQLSKVEAVTSIRMDSLPEFTQQSVRQTVPAHDLADAQQIVKSLQDRGTTGLPSNCPTATPRPTTSPSSTASPAPASPSPSNAPTASPTSTLVPSCAVSP, via the coding sequence ATGGCTTCCCCCCAGCCCTCCGAGGGCAAGGCGCTGCCTCCGGAGCCGCCCCTGATCATGCATTACGCGGCGCGGTCCGACGTCGGGCGCGTCCGCTCCAAGAACGACGATTCCGCCTATGTCGGCCGCCACCTTGCCGTCGTTGCGGACGGAATGGGCGGGCACGCGGGCGGAGACGTCGCCTCGGCATCCACCGTGCTGGACATGATCCACCTTGATCACGATGCATACCCGGACGGGGCGGAAACTGTCCTGGCCGACGAAATCCAGACTGCCAATTCCCTCCTCTCCGAGCTTGTCCACGTGGACCCGAAGCTCGCAGGCATGGGCACCACGGTCACGGCCCTGCTGCTCGAAGGCAGGCGACTGCACTTCGCGCACATCGGCGATTCCCGCGCCTACCGCCTGCGCAATGGCAAATTCGAGCAAATCAGCGTGGACCACACTTTCGTGCAGAGGTTGATCGATGAAGGCCGGCTGCGCCCCGAGGAAGCCGAAACCCACCCGCACAAGAACGTCCTCATGCGCGTTCTGGGCGACGTGGACGCCAGCCCTGAACTTGACTTGGACGAGCTTGACGTCGAACCCGGCGAACGCTGGCTCCTCTGCTCCGACGGCCTGAATTATGTCCAAGGCCCTGTGGTGGAGCAGGTGGTCCGCGAAACCAAGGACCTCGCAGAATGCGCCGAACTCCTCATTGAGCTCACACTCGCCAACGGGGCTCCGGACAACGTCACCGTGGTGCTCCTGGAAATCGTGGAAGCAACCGCTGGGGACGAGCTCAGCACGGCCGCCGTCGACGTCGTCAATCCGGTGCCGACCGTCCCGTCGAAAACACCGTCAGCCGAAAAGACCGAGTCTGAGGATAAAGAGTCCGGCCCCGCAGGCAAAACGGGCAATCCGGCGATAACGCCAAACAAAACAGCGCCCGACGCCGGCCCCTCCGACGCGGCCATGGTACCTGGGGCGGCGGGTCCAGCAACACCAGGCGGCACCTCTGAACCCCCGACCGCAACAGACCCGCACTTGGGCGAACATCTGTCTGCGGAAATCCTTCGCGAGGAACTCTCGAGCCGTCCGCACGAGTTGGTCGGCGCCGCGGCTACTGCAGCGGAAACAGGGTCCATCCCCACAGTGGCCGGACGCAGCGTCGCACGGCGCGCTGCCACCGTGCTGACCCACAAGGCTGAACAGGACCGCCAGGATCCGGTGCAGCTTGTCACCCGCAATCGGCGCTGGTTGACGCCTGCGATCGCTGCGGTCTTGGCCATTTTTGTGGTTGCCGGGCTGTGGCTCGGTTACGCATGGACCCAGACTCGCTACTATGTGGGTGAATACGAGCAGCATGTGGCGATCTTCAACGGTATTTCGCAGAGCCTGGGCCCGTTCCAGCTCTCGAAGGTGGAGGCCGTGACCAGCATCCGCATGGACTCCTTGCCTGAATTCACTCAACAGAGTGTTCGCCAGACCGTCCCGGCCCACGATCTCGCCGATGCCCAGCAGATTGTGAAAAGCCTGCAGGACCGGGGCACTACCGGCCTACCAAGCAATTGCCCCACAGCCACACCCAGGCCAACGACAAGCCCGAGCAGCACGGCAAGTCCTGCACCGGCGAGCCCAAGTCCTTCGAATGCGCCCACGGCGTCACCCACGTCCACACTGGTTCCAAGCTGTGCGGTGTCCCCATGA